A stretch of Flavobacterium sp. N2270 DNA encodes these proteins:
- a CDS encoding choice-of-anchor D domain-containing protein encodes MKLKLLLFTFLFSALSWGQATLPLNRTIWNSTPTGWTDTPLDSYTSTFACSGSNGAKFDTTGDSKVVNFNSNPGQLTFVVKSNSATTSTLLVEESVDGISYSTVVSLSGSSDLPTTCTTKGPYVLNAVSRFVRWTFTRGSSNMTMDDVDITAGAVSGPEINIQGNAVSIVSGDVTPSLIDHTDFGSTPTTGGTIVRTFTIQNTGTTVLNVGAISFSGANAADFSVTSAPSTTIAASGSTTFQVTFNPSADGLRNAVISIVNNDSDESPYTFTIQGNGISAPVITSSLTASGNQGSAFTYTITATNSPTSYTATGLPAGLTIDASTGVISGTPTVSGTYNVTITATNAAGTDSQTLVITLGTGPCLSQSSFTTTPAGWVETSITYSGGEANFASFTGELTTLAISNPASLTFDLRRTSNSSAKDFIIEVSTTTQGGVYTPVTTYNIGNTTSGGTTACTVDLSAYTSFSNVYIRFRKASSTTSPWYLQNVNVFCGLPPDVEIDVEGNSVSIVDGDTTPSTTDDTDFGTTVLGNDVSHTFTITNSGTDDLDISSITITGVDAADFYVSINPAPTVAGSGSTTFEITFSPSALGISNATVSIDNNDADENPYTFDILGEAITCTPTTSVSSIAPTSGPVGTMVTINGSGFATATTVNFGGSSATFTVVSGSVIEAIVPTGATTGNITIQDAGGCDLSYSSFTVIKEDNSSCEGVAVTTDLIIYDIHDEKTGSGGFITIYNGTASAVDLTQYSIWRTSNYGDGNEIDYAATSGTIAPGALGILKVSTGSCGPASTNGTIDNGFNQDDGIQLRNAAGTVIVDDVHTYSPSAGYYMVRNTGALSARTTYVAADWSITPLAAGECYPSAGLVLPAGNGNSPTVTLNPIDANASCTSNSAVLNVAGSEGVAGGLGLAYQWYVNVPGNAGWTAVTNGGVYSGATSATLNISSTSGLNNYQYYCQIREDSATCYTATEAAIVKDGTTIWNGTTWSNGVPTSTMYAVINGNYDTTTNGNIECCSLLVNSTFTLEIQDGTYVEIQYDLTVDGTLTVLNNGSLVQVDDAGVNTGNISYQRSTTGVALDYVYWSSPVNGVNTPTGYIYRWSPTFANPNGGQGYWVGAANTAMQSGIGYIMRDVFSRNFVGVPRNGVYTPAISRGSNLGSGTAGPNGIMRTDTDDNWNLLGNPYPSAISINSFLTTNTNIDGFVRLWTHGTSPSTGISDPFYDNFVSNYTAGDYVAINGAGATSGPGTLSVIGGGQGFFVLMDAGAATSETVTFNNSMRNKGYSNSQFYRSGNASQVDANKSRIWLDLLTPNNETTRTLVAYVDDATNLKDRMYDALTDYKSAQNFYTLIGADVFTIQGRATFIDTDKVPVGFKTSTQGTHIISIATVDGLFEEGQNIYLEDKELNVIHDLRQAPYSFYALSGVYNERFVLRYTDGRLSTEDNQLSENDLFVISDDNIQIVSNNLKIKNIEIFDVLGRLLVSKTNVDSNTLIVDEIVKSNNVLIINIILENNTKLSKKIMF; translated from the coding sequence TTCAAATATGACAATGGATGATGTGGATATTACTGCAGGAGCTGTTTCTGGTCCAGAGATAAATATACAAGGAAATGCAGTTTCAATAGTTTCGGGAGATGTAACGCCATCTTTAATAGATCATACTGATTTTGGTTCAACTCCAACAACTGGTGGAACAATAGTACGAACATTTACAATACAAAATACAGGTACTACAGTTTTAAACGTTGGTGCTATTTCATTTAGTGGCGCAAATGCTGCCGATTTCTCTGTAACTAGTGCACCTTCTACTACTATTGCGGCTAGTGGCTCTACAACTTTTCAAGTAACATTTAATCCTTCGGCTGACGGTTTAAGAAATGCTGTGATAAGTATTGTAAATAATGATTCTGATGAAAGCCCATATACTTTTACTATTCAAGGTAATGGAATCAGTGCTCCGGTAATTACAAGTAGTTTGACGGCTTCAGGTAATCAAGGTTCTGCTTTTACTTATACTATTACTGCTACAAATTCACCTACAAGTTATACGGCTACTGGTTTACCAGCAGGGTTAACTATAGATGCTTCTACAGGAGTTATTTCTGGAACACCAACAGTGTCTGGAACATATAACGTTACGATTACTGCGACAAACGCCGCAGGAACAGATAGTCAAACTTTAGTAATTACATTAGGAACAGGGCCGTGTTTAAGTCAATCAAGTTTTACAACTACTCCTGCGGGATGGGTTGAAACAAGTATTACATATTCAGGTGGGGAGGCAAATTTTGCTTCCTTTACTGGCGAGTTAACGACTTTAGCTATTTCAAATCCAGCTTCTTTAACTTTTGACCTAAGAAGGACTTCAAATAGTTCTGCTAAAGATTTTATAATTGAAGTTTCAACTACTACTCAAGGTGGAGTATATACACCAGTAACAACTTATAATATAGGAAATACTACTTCAGGAGGAACAACAGCTTGTACTGTTGATTTATCTGCATATACTTCTTTTTCAAATGTTTATATTAGATTTAGAAAAGCATCATCAACAACATCACCATGGTATTTGCAAAATGTAAATGTTTTTTGTGGTTTGCCACCAGATGTAGAAATAGATGTAGAAGGTAATAGTGTTTCTATTGTTGATGGCGATACAACACCATCTACAACTGATGATACTGATTTTGGAACAACTGTACTTGGTAATGATGTGTCGCATACATTTACAATAACAAACTCAGGGACTGATGATTTAGATATTTCTAGTATTACGATTACAGGTGTAGATGCCGCTGATTTTTATGTGTCTATAAACCCTGCTCCAACTGTTGCAGGTAGTGGTTCTACTACTTTTGAAATCACTTTTAGTCCATCGGCTTTAGGAATTAGTAATGCAACAGTATCTATTGATAATAACGATGCTGATGAAAATCCTTATACATTTGACATATTAGGAGAGGCAATAACATGTACACCAACTACTTCGGTAAGTTCAATTGCACCTACTTCAGGTCCAGTTGGTACAATGGTAACTATTAATGGTAGTGGTTTTGCTACAGCGACTACTGTAAACTTTGGAGGTTCTTCTGCTACATTTACTGTTGTTTCAGGATCAGTTATTGAAGCTATTGTTCCTACAGGTGCCACTACAGGTAATATTACTATTCAAGATGCTGGAGGTTGTGATTTGTCATATTCTTCTTTTACGGTTATTAAAGAAGATAATTCTTCTTGTGAAGGAGTTGCTGTGACCACAGATTTAATCATTTATGATATTCATGATGAGAAAACTGGATCTGGAGGTTTCATAACGATTTATAATGGAACTGCTTCGGCGGTAGATTTAACTCAATATAGTATTTGGAGAACAAGTAACTATGGTGATGGTAATGAAATTGATTACGCTGCTACATCAGGTACAATTGCACCTGGTGCTTTAGGAATTTTAAAGGTTTCTACTGGTAGTTGTGGGCCAGCCTCAACAAATGGAACAATCGACAATGGTTTTAATCAAGATGACGGTATTCAATTAAGAAATGCTGCAGGAACAGTTATTGTAGATGATGTACATACATATTCTCCATCTGCTGGATATTATATGGTAAGAAATACTGGTGCGTTAAGTGCAAGAACAACATATGTAGCTGCAGACTGGAGTATTACACCTTTAGCAGCTGGCGAATGCTATCCTAGCGCAGGATTAGTTCTTCCTGCAGGTAATGGAAATAGTCCTACAGTAACTCTTAACCCTATAGACGCAAATGCTAGTTGTACTTCTAATTCGGCTGTATTAAATGTTGCAGGTTCTGAAGGAGTGGCAGGAGGTCTTGGTTTGGCATATCAGTGGTATGTGAATGTGCCCGGAAATGCTGGTTGGACAGCAGTTACTAATGGAGGTGTTTATAGTGGAGCAACTTCAGCAACATTAAATATTTCCTCAACAAGCGGGTTAAATAATTATCAATATTATTGTCAAATCAGAGAAGATTCGGCAACTTGTTATACTGCAACTGAAGCGGCAATTGTTAAAGATGGTACTACTATTTGGAATGGAACAACATGGTCAAATGGAGTTCCTACTTCTACTATGTATGCAGTAATTAATGGAAATTACGATACAACTACAAATGGAAACATTGAATGTTGCAGTTTATTAGTGAATTCAACATTTACTTTAGAGATTCAAGATGGCACTTATGTTGAAATTCAATATGATTTAACTGTTGATGGAACTTTAACTGTTTTAAACAATGGTTCTTTAGTACAAGTTGATGATGCAGGAGTGAATACAGGAAATATTTCTTATCAAAGAAGTACAACTGGTGTAGCTTTAGATTATGTATATTGGTCTTCACCAGTAAATGGAGTTAATACTCCTACAGGATATATATACAGATGGTCACCAACATTTGCAAATCCTAATGGAGGTCAAGGATATTGGGTTGGAGCTGCAAATACTGCAATGCAATCAGGTATAGGGTATATTATGCGTGATGTTTTTTCTAGAAATTTTGTAGGAGTTCCAAGAAATGGAGTATATACACCAGCAATTTCTAGAGGAAGTAATTTAGGTTCAGGAACAGCTGGTCCAAATGGAATTATGAGAACGGACACTGATGATAATTGGAACTTACTAGGAAATCCTTATCCATCTGCAATAAGCATTAATTCGTTTTTAACAACAAATACAAATATTGATGGATTTGTTAGATTATGGACACATGGAACGTCTCCAAGTACTGGAATTTCTGATCCTTTTTATGATAATTTTGTTTCAAACTATACGGCTGGTGATTATGTTGCAATAAATGGAGCAGGTGCTACAAGTGGTCCTGGAACATTAAGTGTTATAGGTGGTGGTCAAGGTTTCTTTGTATTAATGGATGCTGGTGCAGCTACTTCAGAAACAGTTACTTTTAATAACTCAATGAGAAATAAAGGGTATTCTAATAGTCAGTTTTATAGATCTGGTAATGCGTCTCAGGTAGATGCAAATAAGAGCCGTATATGGTTGGATTTATTAACACCAAATAATGAAACTACAAGAACCCTTGTTGCTTATGTAGACGATGCCACTAATCTTAAGGATAGAATGTATGATGCGCTAACGGATTATAAAAGTGCTCAAAACTTTTATACTTTAATTGGAGCTGATGTGTTTACAATTCAAGGTAGAGCTACTTTTATTGATACAGATAAAGTTCCGGTAGGTTTTAAAACATCTACTCAAGGAACGCACATAATTTCAATCGCAACAGTTGATGGACTTTTTGAAGAGGGTCAAAACATTTATTTAGAAGATAAAGAGTTAAATGTTATTCACGATTTAAGACAAGCTCCTTATAGTTTTTATGCTTTATCAGGTGTTTATAACGAAAGATTTGTTTTAAGGTATACAGATGGTAGATTAAGTACTGAAGATAATCAGTTAAGCGAAAATGATTTATTTGTGATTTCTGATGATAATATTCAAATTGTTTCAAATAACTTGAAAATTAAAAATATTGAAATTTTTGATGTGCTTGGAAGGTTGTTGGTTTCTAAAACAAATGTTGATTCGAATACTTTGATCGTTGATGAAATTGTAAAATCAAATAATGTATTAATTATTAATATAATTTTAGAGAATAATACTAAATTAAGTAAGAAAATTATGTTTTAA